A genomic segment from Klebsiella africana encodes:
- a CDS encoding VOC family protein, whose amino-acid sequence MANWQQIEQLADITADLPRFSEALQRFAARLGLEIAGLDADHISLRCHQNTTAERWRCGLEQCGTLLSENMINGRPICLFKLAEPVCVAHWRFHIVELPWPGEKRYPHEGWEHIEIVLPGDPATLNARALALLADDGLSQPGIVVKTSSPKGEHERLPNPTLAVTDGSVTVKFHPWSIEQIVASEQADT is encoded by the coding sequence ATGGCAAACTGGCAGCAAATTGAACAACTGGCCGATATTACGGCGGATCTCCCGCGATTTTCCGAAGCGCTGCAGCGCTTCGCTGCGCGACTGGGGCTGGAGATAGCTGGCCTCGACGCCGACCATATCTCCCTGCGCTGTCATCAGAACACCACTGCGGAACGCTGGCGCTGCGGTCTGGAGCAGTGTGGCACCCTGCTGTCGGAGAATATGATCAACGGCCGGCCGATTTGCCTGTTCAAACTGGCGGAGCCGGTCTGCGTGGCGCACTGGCGCTTTCATATCGTTGAGCTGCCGTGGCCAGGTGAAAAGCGTTATCCCCATGAAGGCTGGGAGCATATTGAAATTGTCCTGCCCGGCGATCCGGCAACCTTAAATGCCCGCGCACTGGCGCTACTGGCCGATGACGGACTCAGCCAACCGGGGATCGTCGTCAAAACCAGTTCGCCGAAAGGGGAGCATGAGCGTCTGCCGAACCCCACCCTGGCGGTGACCGACGGCAGCGTGACGGTGAAATTTCATCCATGGTCGATTGAACAAATCGTTGCCAGCGAGCAAGCCGATACCTAA